The following are from one region of the Nicotiana tabacum cultivar K326 chromosome 3, ASM71507v2, whole genome shotgun sequence genome:
- the LOC142177480 gene encoding uncharacterized protein LOC142177480 encodes MFDPSLYELWDRCNVIVLAWIMNTVAPNLLSFVIYASNAHKVWEDLRERFDKVNASRSFYLHKKIEKLTQGLLSVSEYFSKLRVLWNEYEALVPHLSCGCPESKQNAEHYQIGKLYQFLTGLNDTFDNAKDQILMTRPVPNIN; translated from the coding sequence ATGTTTGATCCTAGCTTATACGAGCTTTGGGATAGGTGTAATGTTATTGTATTGGCTTGGATAATGAATACTGTGGCTCCAAATCTGCTTAGTTTTGTGATATACGCCTCTAATGCTCACAAGGTTTGGGAAGATCTTCGTGAGAGATTTGATAAAGTCAATGCATCTAGATCCTTTTACTTACACaagaaaattgaaaaactaaCACAAGGTTTATTATCTGTGTctgaatatttttcaaaactgAGAGTGTTGTGGAATGAATATGAGGCTTTAGTTCCTCATCTTTCGTGTGGTTGTCCAGAATCTAAGCAAAATGCAGAACATTATCAAATTGGGAAGTTGTATCAATTTCTTACTGGCCTAAATGATACCTTTGATAATGCCAAAGATCAGATCCTCATGACTAGACCAGTACCTAATATAAACTAG
- the LOC107799659 gene encoding protein MID1-COMPLEMENTING ACTIVITY 1-like isoform X1: MASWEHFGEIANVAQLTGIDAVRLIGMIVKAATTARMHKKNCRQFAQHLKLIGNLLEQLKITELKRYPETREPLEQLEDALRRSYILVKSCQDRSYLYLLAMGWNIVYQFRRAQNEIDQYLKIIPLITLVDNARVRERLEFIERDQHEYTLEAEDMKVQEVIMKPEPSKDDTIILTKNLSCSYPRVPINEAIKKENEKLQLELQRSQANLDVGQCEFIQHLLDVTEVVATNSLSLKSSPIKPPKKLDESYSNVDSYTDHYVESYAKNDEKQATSRNTSSVSSKHELLSSKGSHRYEEWHSDLLGCCSEPLLCIKTVFFPCGTFSKVASVAADRHISSAEACNELMAYSLILSCCCYTCCIRRKLRKKLNIMGGFVDDFLSHLMCCCCALVQEWREVEIRGTHGLEKTKVRPPTSQLMES, translated from the exons ATGGCTTCATGGGAACATTTTGGGGAAATTGCAAATGTCGCCCAGCTTACTGGCATAGATGCGGTGAGGCTAATTGGGATGATTGTGAAAGCTGCTACCACAGCCCGGATGCACAAGAAGAATTGCAGGCAGTTTGCACAGCATCTCAAAttaattggaaatttattggagCAGCTCAAGATTACTGAACTTAAGAGGTATCCGGAAACCCGAGAGCCATTGGAACAACTTGAAGATGCATTAAGGAGGTCTTATATATTGGTCAAGAGCTGCCAGGACAGGAGCTATCTTTATCTGTTGGCTATGGGGTGGAACATTGTCTACCAGTTTCGTAGGGCTCAGAATGAGATTGACCAATATTTGAAGATTATTCCTCTTATCACTCTGGTGGATAATGCTCGAGTCAGG GAGAGGTTGGAATTTATTGAAAGGGACCAGCATGAATACACATTGGAGGCTGAGGACATGAAGGTGCAAGAAGTGATTATGAAACCAGAGCCTTCTAAAGATGATACCATTATATTAACGAAGAACCTTTCTTGTTCCTACCCAAGAGTACCTATCAATGaggcaattaaaaaagaaaatgaaaagctgCAACTAGAATTGCAACGCTCACAAGCTAATTTAGATGTAGGTCAGTGTGAATTCATTCAGCATCTTCTGGATGTCACAGAGGTTGTTGCCACAAACTCTCTATCATTGAAGAGTTCACCTATCAAGCCTCCCAAAAAGTTGGATGAAAGTTACTCAAATGTTGATAGTTACACGGACCATTACGTTGAAAGTTATGCAAAAAATGATGAGAAACAGGCAACTTCAAG AAACACTTCATCAGTTTCGTCCAAACATGAACTGCTGTCTTCAAAGGGTTCACATCGATATGAAGAGTGGCATTCAGATCTGCTCGGCTGCTGTTCAGAACCTCTCTTGT GTATTAAAACCGTTTTCTTTCCTTGTGGTACATTTTCTAAAGTTGCCAGTGTTGCTGCAGACAGGCATATAT CTTCAGCGGAAGCTTGTAATGAATTAATGGCTTATTCTTTGATACTATCCTGCTGTTGTTACACATGTTGCATCAGAAGGAAGCTTCGGAAAAAGCTAAACATCATG ggaggctttgttgatgattttctttctcatttaatgtgttgttgctgtgctctTGTCCAAGAATGGCGCGAAGTGGAGATACGTGGGACTCATG GTTTAGAGAAGACAAAAGTGAGGCCTCCAACCTCTCAGTTAATGGAATCCTGA
- the LOC107799659 gene encoding protein MID1-COMPLEMENTING ACTIVITY 1-like (The RefSeq protein has 2 substitutions compared to this genomic sequence) — protein MASWEHFGEIANVAQLTGIDAVRLIGMIVKAATTARMHKKNCRQFAQHLKLIGSLLEQLKITELKRYPETREPLEQLEDALRRSYILVKSCQDRSYLYLLAMGWNIVYQFRRAQNEIDQYLKIIPLITLVDNARVRERLEFIERDQHEYTLEAEDMKVQEVIMKPEPSKDDTIILTKNLSCSYPRVPINEAIKKENEKLQLELQRSQANLDVGQCEFIQHLLDVTEVVATNSLSLKSSPIKPPKKLDESYSNVDSYTDHYVESYAKNDEKQATSRNASSVSSKHELLSSKGSHRYEEWHSDLLGCCSEPLLCIKTVFFPCGTFSKVASVAADRHISSAEACNELMAYSLILSCCCYTCCIRRKLRKKLNIMGGFVDDFLSHLMCCCCALVQEWREVEIRGTHGLEKTKVRPPTSQLMES, from the exons ATGGCTTCATGGGAACATTTTGGGGAAATTGCAAATGTCGCCCAGCTTACTGGCATAGATGCGGTGAGGCTAATTGGGATGATTGTGAAAGCTGCTACCACAGCCCGGATGCACAAGAAGAATTGCAGGCAGTTTGCACAGCATCTCAAAttaattggaaatttattggagCAGCTCAAGATTACTGAACTTAAGAGGTATCCGGAAACCCGAGAGCCATTGGAACAACTTGAAGATGCATTAAGGAGGTCTTATATATTGGTCAAGAGCTGCCAGGACAGGAGCTATCTTTATCTGTTGGCTATGGGGTGGAACATTGTCTACCAGTTTCGTAGGGCTCAGAATGAGATTGACCAATATTTGAAGATTATTCCTCTTATCACTCTGGTGGATAATGCTCGAGTCAGG GAGAGGTTGGAATTTATTGAAAGGGACCAGCATGAATACACATTGGAGGCTGAGGACATGAAGGTGCAAGAAGTGATTATGAAACCAGAGCCTTCTAAAGATGATACCATTATATTAACGAAGAACCTTTCTTGTTCCTACCCAAGAGTACCTATCAATGaggcaattaaaaaagaaaatgaaaagctgCAACTAGAATTGCAACGCTCACAAGCTAATTTAGATGTAGGTCAGTGTGAATTCATTCAGCATCTTCTGGATGTCACAGAGGTTGTTGCCACAAACTCTCTATCATTGAAGAGTTCACCTATCAAGCCTCCCAAAAAGTTGGATGAAAGTTACTCAAATGTTGATAGTTACACGGACCATTACGTTGAAAGTTATGCAAAAAATGATGAGAAACAGGCAACTTCAAG AAACACTTCATCAGTTTCGTCCAAACATGAACTGCTGTCTTCAAAGGGTTCACATCGATATGAAGAGTGGCATTCAGATCTGCTCGGCTGCTGTTCAGAACCTCTCTTGT GTATTAAAACCGTTTTCTTTCCTTGTGGTACATTTTCTAAAGTTGCCAGTGTTGCTGCAGACAGGCATATAT CTTCAGCGGAAGCTTGTAATGAATTAATGGCTTATTCTTTGATACTATCCTGCTGTTGTTACACATGTTGCATCAGAAGGAAGCTTCGGAAAAAGCTAAACATCATG ggaggctttgttgatgattttctttctcatttaatgtgttgttgctgtgctctTGTCCAAGAATGGCGCGAAGTGGAGATACGTGGGACTCATG GTTTAGAGAAGACAAAAGTGAGGCCTCCAACCTCTCAGTTAATGGAATCCTGA